ACATACAAAATTAGTATTCCCATGAATTCATCAAATGTTAATGGTTAAATTAGATTAATAATATGCCTGCTACTAATTACAAttagcataattttttaattgtgtcaaaataataaactaAACAAATATTAATAAGGACAAACTAAACAAACagaaaacaataaaaataagattaattgaaaaaaataaagagcaCCAAgatatgtgcaaaatgtcCTAGAAACAACTGCTTTCTTATTTACTCAGtaatattcaaaaattttacctCATATAACCTTCCAAATAAAGAGACACTCCCTAATATATTCCtatatacttttttctttacacaatatttagaaaatatttaacatttttgagaacatgtattatatatctctccttatttttttcatttttataaaatttgtgtAACATTAGAGTACATAGCTATGATATATAACACATACCTGCTGTAGCAGTCAATTTTAAACTCCTCCATTATGctactttcatttttttacaagaaATAACTGCACAAATTATACTAGCACATCCAATATTCTTACTTTGAATAGATTCACCTTATGCACCTAATTAGTAATCATAGTCTCGTTCAGgttgataattcaaataatatctATCTGATTGAGGATCTAAAAATTCATATTCTGATTCATATTTCGCTAACcctttttcatactcttcgtaataattatgctcgaatatttttttctttcgttttcttttagGACATCTCGATTTTAATCCAGAAGACtatcaaaaagggaaatgtaaaaagggtaaaaatgtactttGTAACTATACATGCAaaagtaaattaaaatatatatctaaatGTAACATTCATACTTCATAAAATCGATTGTGCAATTACCATGTTGtaatagaaaaggaagaatatcGTTCCAAGTATTGCAGCAGCCATGATGATGTTACGATAGAAGTTTGTGTCAACCTTATCAGTTGCACTTTCCAAAGGGTTAGGAGAATCAACAATAGGTACAGGTACTGTACTGTCTCTAATCTGTAAAGTAGCAGGCGCTGCTGCAAGAGCATTCTGCACAGGACTACCTCCTACTGGGGAACTCAAAGTTACTCTAGGTTGCAAATTAGCTGATTGACTAGGTAATCCTTTTCCAGCTACTGCACTATTACGTACTGTTGCTTCAGCTGCTGGACGTGGTGAACTTCCTACAGTTACATAACTGGTTGAACTTGTTAAACCTTTCGACCTATCTTCAGCTACTGTAGCTTTTGTTACCTCTTTTGCTGCTTTATCCTTTGGTGGACCATCAAGTGATGGATTTTTAGCACCTCCAGTAATTTTGGCTTCTGAACCTGAAGCCCTTGGGGTTTCTTTACTCACTGCAGTACTTCGAGTACCTGACGTTCCGGATGATGAACCTCCAAAAATTATTCCCCAAATTGAACCTCCACTACCTCCAGATCCTTTAGATTTGCATGCATCTGCTTTAGATAAAAGATCCTTTGGGTCAAAGCTTTGTGTGCAATTAAAGTAATCAGGTACAGAAGATGAAAAAGACCAAAAACTATACTTACAATGATCATTCTTTAATTTATCGTACAACGATTTAAAATTAGTAagatatgtaaaatatttgctacattcttcctttttttctggttTAATATTAACTTTAATAtcattgtattttttaaaataaatataggagatcttcctttttatcaaTTCATCTACAGTAACATTTTTGTCAAATTTCAAAGTACACTTACCTActttaatttgttcattaACCTTATTCACAGCATCAATGAGaacgttaaaaaaaggtatgctatccatttttttcgagCGATCTACCGTTTTTATTCTTCctatttcatcatataaccaataatGTAAATAGTTGCAACTATTTTTACGTTCATCTCCATTGCCTTTTACTTCGGCTGCTTTTTCTAAAGCACGTGCGAACCTACTGCAAAGTGCTTTTACACCTACATATGTCTTATCATGAGTATCCAATTGTTTACACTTGTCATCAAAATtagatttttctttctctggAAACAATGCCTCATACAGCGTATTCAGTTTTAAAGCTAATGCAGATTTTTCCCTGAAAATAATCAAAGAACATTAATCAATTGTTCAAATTATAGTTCaaataatacaattttttttgtttcccaaGACGATAGAAtcacataaatattaaagtataaataaatatttatatatataagtaccAACTCAGCCGCAGACACAACTACTGGTGTTGATGAAggtttcgccatttttttttaatatatttgtggttctatgttataaaatgttttcaaGCTTATcagtattaatatataaaagttCAAAACGTATAATATTCTAAGAATCCATTTACGAAATAATTTATGATTATACTTATAACCTAAAAATTCATTCGTTCGTAGGAACTACAacaatattttcttattaattaattttctaCTATTTACGTAAAACAaagtactttttttaattattaccAGAACGTGGCGGATATACAACCATATGAAAatcaatttatatattctagTATTCCCAGCAAGATGAtcattttctatatatttaattattatgtttCGTATAATTATGCCAatataaaatagaaaaagttatttttaatttatttattgaaaGTATTCTTTAAATCTCTATGAATCCTTTAGTATTCTACCTATGTAATTACAATTATTGTTAATAGCAAGGTTTTCCTTTCACGGATAATAACTTCTTTATGATCTcgcaaattattttgcacTTACATTTCGTGAGCAACTTATTGGATTAATTTCActacaaataatatatacaaattattaaaataaaataatagtatCCTATGAACtgtttttatgtaatattttttatcattcgATAAAAGAATagtttctaattttttttttttttctcatgtATTAATAAAACAAAGGAGCTCCTCATATATGTTAGGAGTTTTCAAAAAGctacataatttaatttgtttaaacaacaattaattatatttatttccccctttattttacttacattgtacaattttaattataccataaataaaattaataaaaatgtggagatAAAATGTGCCAAAGTTTAATTACATACATAATTAAAACTATATTTCTGGAAAATTCTGTAGagcatatatgtatgaaaaaaacatataatgttaattagaaaaaagtaatatccaaatttgttttaactATTAAATAGACACTTTATTTACAAATTGTTTCACAATTATAAAGATAACatacttatattttataaattatttattcgttattattatatgcaaaactgtgaaaatgaaaataaatcagCGTAATATCAATAAGGGTAAATGTCGATAAATACTTAAAGAATTATTCCTAATAGAATTTCGCtagtttttacaaataagagcgttttgaaaaatctATTAatgtaaagaagaaaaacgaaagcgttatatgtttaaatatatatataatagtatGTG
This DNA window, taken from Plasmodium vivax scf_6628 genomic scaffold, whole genome shotgun sequence, encodes the following:
- a CDS encoding variable surface protein Vir12-related (encoded by transcript PVX_063190A), with protein sequence MAKPSSTPVVVSAAEEKSALALKLNTLYEALFPEKEKSNFDDKCKQLDTHDKTYVGVKALCSRFARALEKAAEVKGNGDERKNSCNYLHYWLYDEIGRIKTVDRSKKMDSIPFFNVLIDAVNKVNEQIKVGKCTLKFDKNVTVDELIKRKISYIYFKKYNDIKVNIKPEKKEECSKYFTYLTNFKSLYDKLKNDHCKYSFWSFSSSVPDYFNCTQSFDPKDLLSKADACKSKGSGGSGGSIWGIIFGGSSSGTSGTRSTAVSKETPRASGSEAKITGGAKNPSLDGPPKDKAAKEVTKATVAEDRSKGLTSSTSYVTVGSSPRPAAEATVRNSAVAGKGLPSQSANLQPRVTLSSPVGGSPVQNALAAAPATLQIRDSTVPVPIVDSPNPLESATDKVDTNFYRNIIMAAAILGTIFFLFYYNMSSGLKSRCPKRKRKKKIFEHNYYEEYEKGLAKYESEYEFLDPQSDRYYLNYQPERDYDY